The Pyrenophora tritici-repentis strain M4 chromosome 10, whole genome shotgun sequence genome contains a region encoding:
- a CDS encoding AroG, 3-deoxy-D-arabino-heptulosonate 7-phosphate (DAHP) synthase: MDNEGHAKLTDYVSKFMAASGGQQGGQPEHQASSSTPNADSTQIPERPKQVTTADSQSQGWSPESWRSKPIKQVVTYEDQAAVSAALAKLSGLPPIVTPTEISRLKASLREAALGKSFLLQGGDCAELFSYCADNPIDAKIKLLLQMSLVLIWGSNKPVIRIGRIAGQYAKPRSSPTEMLNGKEVPSFRGDILNGYDPDSRRVDPERLVSAYFHSATTLNYIRGQLASGIADLHNPLDWELGHVRDEELQAKYSKIVHSISDSLRFMKTIGADTSGQLQTVDLFTSHEGLVLEYEQSLTRRLKHPAGYTPSQPSTDGKGWYNTSAHFIWIGDRTRQIDGGHVEYFRGIENPIGIKVGPSMKNDELIELLDIVNPNKEIGKITLITRYGADKVESMLGAHIEAVKSSGHVVVWQCDPMHGNTRSTPTGIKTRSFNSIFSELSSALKIHKQHGSFLGGMHLELTGDAVTECTGGSEGLVDEDLSLNYTTYCDPRLNEKQALELAFLVAGHYRADEKLQ, encoded by the exons ATGGACAACGAAGGGCATGCGAAATTGACCGACTACGTGAGCAAGTTCATGGCAGCGTCAGGTGGTCAGCAAGGTGGACAGCCAGAACATCAGGCATCATCGTCAACACCGAATGCGGACTCAACACAGATACCTGAAAGACCCAAGCAAGTGACCACAGCCGATAGCCAAAGTCAAGGATGGTCACCAGAAT CATGGAGATCAAAGCCCATCAAGCAAGTCGTCACATATGAAGACCAAGCAGCCGTGTCTGCCGCCCTCGCAAAACTCTCTGGTTTGCCGCCTATCGTTACGCCGACTGAGATTTCAAGACTCAAGGCCAGCCTTCGCGAAGCTGCTCTTGGCAAATCATTCCTCCTCCAGGGCGGTGACTGTGCCGAGTTGTTCTCTTACTGCGCTGATAATCCCATCGACGCGAAGATTAAGCTTCTTCTGCAGATGAGTTTGGTTCTCATTTGGGGCTCCAACAAGCCTGTCATCCGCATTGGCCGTATAGCGGGACAGTATGCAAAGCCCAGATCCAGCCCCACGGAGATGTTGAACGGCAAAGAGGTTCCTAGCTTCCGAGGTGATATCCTAAACGGATATGACCCTGATTCCAGGAGAGTAGATCCCGAGAGACTAGTCAGCGCCTATTTCCACTCTGCTACCACGTTGAACTATATCCGTGGACAGCTTGCGAGCGGTATTGCTGATCTGCATAACCCGTTGGACTGGGAGCTGGGCCATGTCCGGGACGAAGAGCTGCAGGCGAAATACTCCAAAATCGTTCACAGCATCTCAGACTCATTGCGCTTCATGAAGACCATCGGTGCAGATACTTCAGGGCAGCTACAAACCGTAGATTTGTTCACTAGCCATGAAGGCCTTGTCTTGGAGTACGAGCAGAGCTTGACTAGGAGACTCAAGCATCCAGCTGGCTACACGCCTTCGCAACCTTCAACCGATGGCAAGGGCTGGTACAACACTTCGGCTCATTTCATCTGGATCGGCGATCGAACACGTCAGATCGACGGCGGTCATGTGGAGTACTTCCGTGGTATTGAGAACCCAATTGGTATCAAGGTTGGGCCTTCCATGAAGAACGATGAGCTAATTGAGCTCCTCGACATTGTCAATCCTAACAAGGAGATTGGCAAGATCACGCTCATCACACGATATGGTGCAGACAAGGTCGAATCTATGCTGGGCGCACACATTGAGGCTGTAAAGAGCAGTGGCCATGTCGTCGTCTGGCAGTGCGACCCGATGCACGG GAACACTCGCAGCACCCCAACAGGTATCAAGACGCGCTCCTTCAACAGCATCTTCTCTGAGCTCTCGTCTGCGCTCAAGATCCACAAGCAGCATGGTTCTTTCCTCGGTGGCATGCATCTTGAATTGACTGGTGATGCAGTCACAGAGTGTACTGGTGGAAGTGAAGGTCTGGTAGATGAGGATCTGAGCCTAAACTACACTACGTACTGCGACCCGCGTTTGAACGAAAAACAGGCGTTGGAATTGGCCTTCCTTGTCGCGGGACATTATCGCGCGGACGAAAAGTTGCAGTAG